The following coding sequences lie in one Halomonas sp. 'Soap Lake #6' genomic window:
- a CDS encoding cobalamin-independent methionine synthase II family protein, translating into MVTLPTEAIGSIPRTEKVMQAQRQCDAGEIDAEVMTTFYDEAVRLTMLELEATGSPIISDGEQRKTHSFATYSVEGGTNFSPDGLEIPFQDGHVRRLPRLTAGPFRFILSASETLALAQQYTQLPMKQAIISVSALSLFYPPENLPGYTREDFLEDLVNEQEKEIRACFAAGAQKVQIDFTEGRLAIKLDPSGSILNGFIDLNNRVLGRFSDEERQCIGIHTCPGADHNSTHSADVDYAELLPSLFELKAGNFYIAMAAEADPDRALRIVARYLKPGQRAFIGVIDVNNPHIETPEEVCQRVLEAARHIPLEQLGTTDDCGFSPFCDDISTSRATAFAKIRARVLGTKMASEQLTLQLRAQHG; encoded by the coding sequence ATGGTTACATTACCGACCGAAGCTATTGGCAGCATACCTCGAACGGAAAAGGTAATGCAGGCACAGCGTCAATGTGATGCAGGCGAGATTGATGCGGAGGTCATGACCACCTTCTATGACGAAGCAGTTCGACTGACGATGTTAGAGCTTGAAGCAACGGGATCTCCTATTATCAGTGATGGCGAACAGCGTAAAACACATAGTTTTGCTACCTATTCGGTAGAAGGAGGTACGAATTTTTCCCCTGATGGCCTTGAAATTCCCTTTCAAGATGGTCATGTGCGCCGGTTACCACGCTTAACAGCTGGACCTTTTCGCTTCATTCTTTCCGCTTCAGAGACATTGGCTTTGGCCCAGCAATATACGCAATTGCCAATGAAGCAAGCCATTATCTCTGTCTCAGCATTAAGTTTGTTTTACCCCCCAGAGAATCTTCCTGGTTATACCCGCGAAGATTTTCTGGAGGATTTGGTCAATGAGCAGGAAAAAGAAATTCGTGCCTGCTTCGCCGCTGGCGCACAAAAAGTGCAAATTGATTTCACTGAGGGGCGGTTGGCGATTAAGCTCGACCCGAGTGGTAGCATACTTAATGGGTTTATCGATTTAAATAATAGGGTCTTGGGTAGGTTCAGTGATGAAGAGCGTCAGTGTATCGGTATCCACACCTGTCCCGGCGCTGACCACAATTCCACACATAGTGCTGATGTGGACTATGCTGAACTATTACCCAGTCTCTTTGAACTCAAGGCTGGCAACTTTTACATTGCGATGGCGGCTGAGGCAGACCCTGATCGGGCATTAAGAATTGTTGCCCGCTATTTAAAACCAGGGCAGCGTGCCTTCATCGGTGTTATTGATGTCAATAATCCTCATATTGAAACACCTGAGGAAGTCTGTCAGCGTGTGTTGGAAGCAGCGCGTCATATACCGCTGGAGCAGTTAGGCACCACTGATGACTGCGGTTTTTCCCCTTTCTGCGATGATATTAGCACTTCCCGTGCAACCGCCTTTGCTAAAATTCGTGCACGCGTGTTGGGTACAAAGATGGCTTCAGAGCAACTGACATTGCAGCTGCGTGCCCAGCATGGCTAA
- a CDS encoding diguanylate cyclase, whose translation MANATTFFQSFAIFDAEQRLVDWNEGFVEEFADAAPLLVKGLGARDIHAACLLPERALDLSWALNDAPPPAFEYINNRCSILVTQELSVNGSIFRIAQYTHDAPQLHSAMPDQSAELLRSTALQISAAVLKRRDQETLRLHELALTDGLTGVANRRYFDELLGLEWKRCKQNQLPLSVIFIDIDFFKRYNDLYGHISGDECLKAIASTLNAILSRSGDLVARYGGEEFTCLLPGTDLLGASYKAGELELAVRALTIPHEKSEVAPVVTISLGVATAQQVKGDNPLALVRAADKQLYQAKSEGRGCSRSALFESLD comes from the coding sequence ATGGCTAATGCGACAACTTTTTTTCAAAGCTTCGCCATTTTTGATGCCGAGCAACGTTTGGTTGACTGGAATGAGGGTTTTGTTGAAGAGTTTGCAGATGCTGCGCCTTTATTGGTTAAGGGGCTTGGGGCGCGTGATATCCATGCAGCGTGTTTGCTTCCAGAGCGTGCGCTGGACTTATCTTGGGCATTAAATGACGCTCCCCCACCTGCTTTCGAATATATTAATAACCGATGCTCTATCTTGGTTACCCAGGAACTTAGCGTCAATGGCAGCATTTTTCGCATTGCCCAGTACACCCATGATGCGCCTCAACTTCATTCTGCCATGCCTGATCAGAGCGCTGAGTTGCTGCGTTCAACCGCTTTACAGATTTCAGCCGCTGTACTTAAACGTCGTGATCAAGAAACACTGCGACTGCATGAGCTGGCGCTTACAGATGGGCTAACCGGGGTAGCCAATCGGCGTTATTTTGACGAGTTGCTGGGTTTAGAGTGGAAGCGCTGTAAGCAGAATCAATTGCCTTTATCTGTCATTTTTATCGATATCGACTTTTTCAAGCGCTATAACGATCTTTACGGGCATATCAGCGGGGATGAGTGCCTAAAAGCTATTGCCTCAACCCTAAACGCGATTCTGAGTCGTTCCGGAGATTTGGTCGCTCGTTATGGTGGCGAAGAGTTTACTTGTCTCTTGCCGGGAACCGATCTTCTCGGTGCTAGCTATAAAGCTGGAGAACTTGAGTTGGCAGTCAGAGCACTGACCATTCCCCATGAAAAATCAGAAGTTGCACCGGTGGTTACTATTAGCCTTGGTGTTGCTACCGCGCAGCAGGTGAAGGGAGACAACCCATTAGCGCTGGTTCGTGCTGCCGACAAACAGCTCTATCAGGCCAAATCAGAAGGAAGGGGATGCTCGCGCTCGGCCCTTTTTGAATCACTGGATTAG
- the htpX gene encoding protease HtpX, whose amino-acid sequence MMRILLFLATNLAVVLVASFTLRLFGVEGYLRSQGINFTGLLLFCFIVGMAGSIISLFMSKWLAKRSTGTVIIETPSNATEQWLVDTVAELSREAGIKTPEVGIFPAQQSNAFATGWNKNESLVAVSAGLLNRMRPEEVRAVLAHEIGHVANGDMVTLALIQGVVNTFVMFFARAVAHLIDSFLKSRSGGEGGLGFMGYFAVVMVAEIVFGIVASAIVAWFSRFREYRADEAGARLAGTGAMVNALARLKAETEMPDQMPDTMRAMAITKGQTRSLVEKMFASHPPLDDRIRALKEAAYRQ is encoded by the coding sequence ATGATGCGCATTTTGCTTTTTCTGGCGACCAACTTAGCGGTGGTGCTGGTAGCCAGCTTTACGCTGCGGCTTTTTGGCGTAGAAGGCTACTTACGCAGTCAGGGCATTAATTTTACTGGCCTGCTGCTGTTCTGTTTTATCGTGGGCATGGCTGGCTCAATCATTTCGCTATTCATGTCTAAGTGGCTCGCCAAGCGCTCGACAGGCACAGTAATTATCGAAACGCCATCTAACGCCACCGAACAGTGGCTAGTAGACACCGTGGCCGAGCTTTCCCGGGAAGCGGGCATTAAAACCCCAGAAGTAGGTATTTTCCCCGCCCAACAGTCCAACGCTTTTGCCACTGGCTGGAATAAAAATGAGTCGTTGGTCGCCGTTTCGGCAGGCCTGCTTAACCGTATGCGACCTGAAGAAGTACGTGCAGTATTGGCCCACGAGATTGGCCACGTTGCCAACGGTGATATGGTGACCCTGGCGCTGATTCAAGGGGTGGTAAACACCTTTGTGATGTTCTTCGCTCGTGCGGTTGCCCACTTAATCGACTCCTTCCTAAAAAGCCGCAGCGGCGGTGAAGGGGGCCTTGGCTTTATGGGCTACTTTGCTGTCGTAATGGTAGCGGAAATTGTCTTTGGCATTGTTGCCTCGGCGATTGTTGCCTGGTTCTCACGCTTCCGGGAGTACCGTGCCGACGAAGCGGGTGCGCGCCTAGCTGGCACTGGGGCCATGGTTAATGCTTTAGCCCGCTTAAAAGCAGAAACTGAAATGCCTGACCAAATGCCAGATACCATGCGAGCGATGGCTATTACGAAAGGTCAAACCCGCTCACTGGTTGAGAAAATGTTCGCCAGCCACCCACCGCTTGATGACCGTATCCGTGCGTTGAAAGAAGCCGCCTATCGTCAATAA